One window of Nocardia sp. NBC_00508 genomic DNA carries:
- a CDS encoding CobW family GTP-binding protein, giving the protein MADRIPVVLVAGFLGSGKTTLLNHILRDNRGTRIGVVVNDFGAINIDSMLVAGQVDAMVSLGNGCVCCAVDVTELDALFTRLAQPRAEIDVIVVEASGLAEPRNLIRMVVGSDNPRIRYGGLVEVVDAEQFPESSARHPELITHLRLADLVVVNKADRVTPEQLALLRADIAALVAPAPVYVTTHGRIDPGLLFDEPLRETPRLAEQLSFDELLAEHDHEEDHAEHRHLHDDYTSVSFTSGRELDPRKLIDFLEDPPPGLFRAKGFAAFGVANERRKFVVHMVGRHIVFESGSWSRGESRGARLVFIGAGLQTDKVLDRLRDTVHDAAAPLDPQSMLGVWRYTPH; this is encoded by the coding sequence ATGGCTGACCGGATTCCTGTTGTGCTCGTCGCGGGGTTTCTCGGTTCCGGGAAGACCACGCTGCTCAACCACATACTGCGGGACAATCGTGGGACCCGGATCGGGGTGGTGGTCAACGACTTCGGCGCGATCAATATCGACTCCATGCTGGTCGCCGGGCAGGTCGACGCCATGGTCTCGCTGGGCAACGGCTGCGTGTGCTGCGCGGTCGACGTCACCGAGCTGGACGCGCTGTTCACCCGGCTGGCGCAGCCGCGCGCCGAAATCGACGTCATCGTGGTGGAGGCCAGCGGCCTGGCCGAGCCGCGCAATCTGATCAGGATGGTGGTCGGTAGCGACAATCCACGCATCCGCTACGGCGGCTTGGTGGAAGTGGTCGACGCCGAGCAGTTCCCGGAGAGCAGCGCACGCCATCCCGAGCTGATCACGCACCTGCGGCTGGCCGATCTGGTCGTGGTGAACAAGGCCGACCGGGTGACGCCGGAGCAACTGGCCCTGCTGCGTGCGGACATCGCGGCGCTCGTCGCCCCGGCGCCGGTGTACGTGACGACGCACGGCCGTATCGATCCCGGGCTGCTTTTCGACGAACCGCTGCGGGAAACACCTCGCCTGGCCGAGCAATTGAGTTTCGACGAACTACTCGCCGAGCACGACCACGAGGAAGACCACGCCGAACACCGCCATCTGCACGACGACTACACCAGCGTCTCGTTCACGAGCGGGCGAGAGCTGGACCCGCGCAAACTGATCGACTTTCTGGAGGACCCGCCACCGGGGCTGTTCCGGGCCAAGGGCTTCGCCGCGTTCGGCGTCGCGAATGAACGCAGGAAGTTCGTCGTGCACATGGTCGGCCGCCACATCGTCTTCGAGTCGGGCAGCTGGTCGCGGGGCGAATCCCGGGGCGCGCGGCTGGTGTTCATCGGGGCTGGACTGCAGACCGACAAAGTCCTGGACCGGCTGCGGGACACCGTGCACGATGCCGCCGCCCCGCTCGACCCGCAGAGCATGCTCGGCGTCTGGCGCTACACACCGCACTGA
- a CDS encoding molybdenum cofactor biosynthesis protein MoaE: MTTAEAMVRLARISDQPLDPDEVEAAVTGSHYGAAVVFTGKVRDHDGGQAVSALEYSAHPQAERFLHTVCAELAASHGLPVAATHRVGSLAIGDRAIVVAVAAAHRGEAFAACAELVDRIKHEVPIWKRQLFADGLSEWVNACG; encoded by the coding sequence ATGACAACGGCTGAGGCCATGGTCCGGCTCGCCCGGATCAGCGACCAGCCGCTCGACCCCGATGAGGTCGAGGCGGCTGTGACCGGATCGCACTACGGCGCGGCCGTGGTGTTCACCGGAAAGGTCCGCGATCACGATGGCGGACAAGCCGTTTCGGCCCTGGAATACTCCGCGCACCCGCAAGCGGAGCGATTCCTGCACACTGTCTGCGCGGAACTCGCCGCCTCGCACGGCTTACCGGTCGCCGCGACACATCGTGTGGGATCGCTCGCCATCGGCGATCGCGCGATCGTCGTCGCGGTGGCGGCGGCGCATCGCGGCGAGGCGTTCGCCGCGTGCGCGGAACTGGTCGATCGGATCAAGCACGAAGTCCCGATCTGGAAACGGCAATTGTTCGCCGACGGCCTGTCCGAATGGGTGAACGCCTGCGGGTGA
- the moaCB gene encoding bifunctional molybdenum cofactor biosynthesis protein MoaC/MoaB — protein MSELSHVDDEGRARMVDVSAKDDTTRIAVAAGELRTTAEVVALVRADNLPKADVLSTARIAGIAGAKKTSELIPLCHQLALSSVRVEFGFTDTGITIEATAKTKGPTGVEMEALTAVAVAGLTLHDMVKAVDPAATLTEVRLLTKEGGKHGHWVRPAAAEPIETTDETADDDAVAAEEISEYAEAEPDEAERSAVVLVSSTGVAAGTRVDTTGPVLVEWLADLGFSVRGPLVYADADIEFGLADALRFEPALVISTGGTGASPTDGTPEVTLALLDRELPGVAEAIRQRGTAKFPLAALSRGVAGLAGRSVIVNLPGSPGGVKDGMAVLEPLLDHLLAQVAGGGSHDNG, from the coding sequence ATGAGCGAGCTGTCCCACGTCGACGACGAAGGTCGCGCCCGCATGGTCGATGTGAGCGCGAAGGACGACACCACCCGGATCGCCGTCGCGGCGGGCGAGTTGCGCACCACAGCCGAGGTGGTCGCGCTGGTCCGGGCCGACAACCTGCCGAAGGCGGACGTGCTGTCCACGGCGCGCATCGCGGGCATCGCGGGGGCCAAGAAGACCTCGGAGCTGATCCCGCTGTGTCATCAGCTGGCGCTCTCGTCGGTGCGGGTCGAGTTCGGATTCACCGACACCGGCATCACGATCGAGGCCACCGCGAAGACCAAAGGCCCTACCGGTGTCGAGATGGAGGCGCTCACCGCTGTCGCGGTCGCCGGTCTCACGCTGCACGACATGGTGAAGGCGGTCGATCCCGCAGCCACGCTGACCGAGGTGCGGCTGCTCACCAAAGAGGGCGGCAAGCACGGACATTGGGTGCGTCCGGCCGCCGCGGAACCGATCGAGACCACCGACGAGACGGCCGACGACGACGCGGTTGCCGCGGAGGAGATCTCGGAGTACGCCGAAGCGGAACCAGACGAGGCCGAGCGCTCGGCCGTGGTGCTGGTCTCCTCCACAGGCGTCGCCGCGGGCACCCGCGTCGACACCACCGGTCCAGTCCTCGTGGAATGGCTTGCCGACCTCGGCTTCTCGGTGCGCGGTCCGCTGGTCTACGCCGACGCGGATATCGAATTCGGCCTGGCCGACGCGCTGCGCTTCGAACCCGCGCTCGTGATCAGCACCGGCGGAACCGGCGCCTCTCCTACCGACGGGACACCCGAAGTCACCCTCGCACTGCTCGACCGGGAACTGCCCGGCGTGGCCGAGGCGATCCGGCAGCGCGGCACCGCGAAATTCCCGCTTGCCGCGCTGAGCCGCGGGGTCGCCGGGCTCGCGGGCCGCTCGGTGATCGTGAACCTGCCCGGATCGCCGGGCGGCGTCAAAGACGGCATGGCGGTGCTGGAACCGCTGCTGGATCATCTGCTCGCACAAGTAGCCGGAGGTGGTAGTCATGACAACGGCTGA
- a CDS encoding molybdopterin molybdotransferase MoeA has protein sequence MNPRPASVSARPVDDYRDSIEQLLRPLAARAVESVAVSRALGRQLAEDVRSPIDLPVFRNSAMDGYAVRAESVLVAPVTLPLAGVVAAGAPGRAPLPRGAAVKVMTGAPLPPGADCVVPVEDTHADAGSVTIERGRSAGEFVREPGTDVRTGDLLVRAGTTLAPRHIAALAAVGLPAVTVFGAVRGAVITTGDELVAAGSALRPGQIYNSNGVALAAALAANGVEVVSVAHSTDDPARFRALLSAATKAADVVFTSGGVSKGDFEVVKDVLEPLGGQFGSVAMQPGGPQGLTVVDGVPVLSFPGNPVSTMVSFEVFARPILRHLAGLPDVDAYELPLLTAVPRSPEGKRQFLRGKLVRAQSGEPLAPHRHPKAVEVVSGPGSHLVAGMARADVLIDVPAEVTTLPAGALVRVWSL, from the coding sequence ATGAACCCCCGGCCCGCGAGCGTTTCGGCCAGGCCCGTCGACGACTACCGCGACAGCATCGAACAGCTGTTGCGGCCGCTGGCCGCGCGCGCGGTCGAGTCCGTCGCGGTGTCGCGGGCGCTGGGCAGGCAGCTGGCCGAGGACGTCCGCTCGCCGATCGACCTGCCGGTATTCCGCAATTCCGCGATGGACGGGTACGCGGTGCGGGCGGAATCGGTGCTGGTCGCGCCGGTCACCCTGCCGCTGGCCGGTGTGGTCGCCGCCGGCGCTCCCGGCCGGGCGCCGCTGCCGCGCGGCGCGGCCGTGAAGGTGATGACCGGCGCACCGCTTCCGCCCGGCGCGGACTGCGTGGTTCCGGTGGAGGACACCCACGCCGACGCCGGCTCGGTGACCATCGAACGCGGCCGCAGCGCAGGCGAATTCGTGCGGGAACCAGGCACCGACGTCCGCACCGGGGACCTGCTCGTCCGCGCGGGAACCACCCTGGCGCCCCGGCACATCGCGGCTCTGGCGGCGGTCGGCCTGCCTGCGGTGACGGTGTTCGGCGCCGTGCGCGGCGCGGTCATCACCACGGGAGACGAATTGGTCGCCGCGGGAAGCGCGCTACGGCCCGGACAGATCTACAACTCCAACGGCGTCGCCCTGGCCGCCGCGCTCGCGGCGAACGGCGTCGAGGTCGTCTCGGTCGCGCACAGCACCGATGATCCGGCGCGATTCCGCGCGCTGCTGTCCGCCGCGACCAAGGCCGCCGATGTGGTGTTCACCTCCGGCGGCGTGTCCAAGGGCGACTTCGAGGTGGTCAAGGACGTGCTCGAGCCGCTCGGCGGGCAGTTCGGCTCGGTCGCGATGCAGCCTGGCGGTCCACAAGGGCTCACCGTCGTCGACGGGGTGCCGGTGCTCAGTTTCCCGGGCAACCCGGTCAGCACGATGGTGTCGTTCGAGGTCTTCGCCCGACCGATCTTGCGCCACCTCGCCGGCCTGCCCGACGTGGACGCTTACGAGCTTCCCCTGCTCACCGCCGTGCCGCGCTCCCCGGAGGGGAAGCGGCAATTCCTACGCGGCAAACTGGTCCGCGCCCAGTCCGGGGAACCACTTGCGCCGCATCGGCACCCGAAGGCCGTCGAGGTGGTGTCGGGGCCGGGTTCGCATCTGGTGGCGGGCATGGCGCGGGCCGACGTGCTGATCGATGTGCCCGCGGAGGTCACCACGCTGCCCGCGGGCGCGCTTGTGCGAGTGTGGTCACTATGA
- the moaA gene encoding GTP 3',8-cyclase MoaA, whose translation MTLVEIGIPAVRSGPPSLDGRPDTPYLLDRFGRVARDLRVSITEKCSLRCTYCMPEEGLPEIPRHELLTVDEIVRLVRLAVRDLGVREVRFTGGEPLMRRELEQIIAGCHAEVPHIPLAITTNGVGLEHRARGLAAAGLHRVNVSLDTVDRAGFARLTRRDRLESVFAGIRAARHAGLEPIKVNAVLMRETLSGASDLLRWCLDEGCELRFIEEMPLDADHEWARTNMVTAAELLDVLGARFELTEAGRADPSAPAEKWLVDGGPGTVGIIATVTRKFCDTCDRTRLTADGMLRSCLFSDQEFDLRQALRSGADDEKLATLWRGAMWNKWAGHGIDADGFVPPERTMGAIGG comes from the coding sequence GTGACTCTAGTCGAGATCGGGATCCCCGCCGTGCGTTCCGGGCCTCCCTCGCTCGACGGCCGTCCCGATACTCCGTATTTGCTGGATCGTTTCGGACGCGTCGCCCGAGATCTGCGCGTCTCCATCACCGAGAAGTGCTCGCTGCGCTGTACCTACTGCATGCCGGAGGAGGGGCTGCCGGAGATTCCCCGGCACGAGCTGCTCACCGTCGACGAGATCGTGCGGCTGGTCCGGCTGGCGGTGCGCGATCTCGGCGTGCGCGAGGTCCGCTTCACCGGGGGTGAGCCGCTGATGCGTCGCGAACTGGAGCAGATCATCGCCGGGTGCCACGCGGAGGTCCCGCACATCCCGCTGGCCATCACGACCAATGGCGTCGGGCTCGAGCACCGTGCCCGCGGGCTCGCGGCGGCCGGTCTGCACCGGGTGAACGTGTCGCTGGACACCGTGGACCGGGCCGGTTTCGCCCGGCTCACCCGGCGCGATCGGCTCGAATCGGTATTCGCCGGCATCCGCGCCGCCCGGCACGCCGGACTGGAACCGATCAAGGTCAACGCCGTGCTGATGCGCGAAACCCTCTCCGGCGCATCGGATCTGCTGCGCTGGTGCCTGGACGAGGGCTGCGAGCTGCGGTTCATCGAAGAGATGCCGCTGGACGCCGACCACGAGTGGGCCCGGACCAACATGGTCACCGCGGCCGAGTTGCTGGACGTGCTCGGCGCCCGATTCGAGCTCACCGAGGCCGGACGTGCCGATCCGTCGGCTCCGGCGGAGAAATGGCTGGTCGACGGCGGCCCGGGAACCGTCGGGATCATCGCGACGGTGACCCGCAAGTTCTGTGACACCTGCGACCGCACCCGGCTTACCGCGGACGGCATGCTGCGATCCTGCCTGTTCAGCGATCAGGAGTTCGACCTGCGCCAGGCGCTGCGTTCCGGCGCGGACGACGAGAAACTCGCGACGCTCTGGCGCGGCGCGATGTGGAACAAGTGGGCGGGACATGGCATCGACGCCGACGGCTTCGTCCCACCGGAGCGGACGATGGGAGCCATCGGTGGTTGA
- a CDS encoding MoaD/ThiS family protein, with the protein MVEIRYFAAIADAVGKERETLDFPAGATVADLRATLAAAYGPDLDKMLSVCAYLIGDELTRDPMAALSTRVDVLPPFAGG; encoded by the coding sequence GTGGTTGAGATCCGCTACTTCGCCGCGATCGCCGATGCCGTCGGCAAGGAACGCGAAACCCTCGACTTCCCGGCCGGTGCCACAGTGGCCGACCTACGCGCCACCCTGGCGGCCGCGTACGGCCCCGACCTGGACAAAATGCTGTCCGTCTGCGCCTACTTGATCGGCGACGAGCTCACCCGCGACCCCATGGCCGCGCTCAGCACACGTGTCGACGTGCTCCCGCCGTTCGCGGGGGGATAG